From the genome of Lotus japonicus ecotype B-129 chromosome 6, LjGifu_v1.2, one region includes:
- the LOC130725924 gene encoding cinnamoyl-CoA reductase 2-like: MSKVVCVTGASGAIGSWVVKLLLDRGYTVHATVQDLKDEKETKHLEAMEGAKGRLRLFEMDLLDTNSIATTVKGCNGVIHLACPNVIGQVTDPEKQILEPAIKGTVNVLKAEKEAGAERVVATSSISAITPSPNWPADKIKGEDCWTDLEYCKEKGLYYPIAKTLAEKAGWEFAKETGFDVVMINPGTALGSLISPRINSSMVVLAGVLKGDKETYEDFFMGMAHFKDIALAHILAFENKKAAGRHLCVEAIRHYSDFVAIVADLYPEYNVVRVTKDTQPELLRANNASKKLIDLGLNFTPAEQIIKDAVECLKSKGYV, encoded by the exons ATGTCGAAGGTGGTTTGTGTCACTGGAGCCAGCGGCGCCATCGGATCATGGGTGGTTAAGCTCCTCCTCGACCGTGGCTACACCGTCCACGCCACCGTCCAAGATCTCA AGGATGAAAAAGAGACCAAACATCTGGAGGCAATGGAAGGAGCTAAGGGCCGTCTCCGCCTCTTCGAGATGGACCTTCTTGACACCAACTCCATCGCCACCACCGTGAAGGGTTGTAATGGCGTCATACACCTTGCCTGTCCTAATGTCATTGGCCAAGTCACAGATCCAgag AAACAAATATTGGAACCGGCAATAAAAGGGACAGTAAATGTTCTGAAGGCGGAGAAGGAAGCAGGGGCGGAGCGGGTGGTGGCGACTTCGTCTATCTCCGCCATCACGCCGAGTCCGAATTGGCCAGCTGATAAGATCAAGGGAGAGGACTGTTGGACGGATCTTGAATACTGCAAGGAAAAGGgg TTATACTATCCCATTGCGAAGACACTAGCTGAAAAAGCAGGCTGGGAATTTGCAAAGGAAACAGGCTTCGATGTGGTGATGATAAATCCTGGCACTGCCTTGGGCTCTCTTATTTCCCCAAGAATCAATTCCAGCATGGTTGTGCTTGCTGGCGTTCTCAAAG GTGATAAAGAGACATATGAGGACTTCTTTATGGGAATGGCTCACTTTAAAGATATTGCCTTGGCCCATATTTTGGCATTTGAGAACAAGAAGGCAGCTGGAAGGCACTTATGTGTGGAAGCTATTCGTCACTATAGTGATTTTGTGGCAATAGTTGCTGACTTATACCCTGAATATAATGTGGTTAG GGTGACAAAGGATACCCAACCAGAGTTGTTGAGAGCAAATAATGCATCCAAGAAGCTGATTGATTTAGGTCTAAACTTCACACCTGCTGAACAAATTATCAAGGATGCAGTGGAATGTTTGAAAAGCAAGGGTTATGTCTAA